The candidate division TA06 bacterium region GTTCTTTGTCTCCTGATTTTAACGGGATATCAATATATGATATTTCAACACCCTATACGCCACAAATTGCTTCGTATATTACTGATTTAAAATCATATGGGAATAGCAAATTAATAGCAAGAAGCGATACTGTATTCTTATGTGGGAGGGGGATTGAGATCTACGATGCGGTAGACCCAAACAAAATAAAATTGATTGCGGCATTTTATGACATTAATCGTTCATTTGAGGATGTGATTTGGGACCAAAACTATATCTATGCTGTTGATGGGCTGAGCGGGTTATGTGCATATGATTATTCATCAAAAGATTCGCTACGATTAACTGATTCACTTTATCTTTCGGAATATTATCTGTCAATCACTGCCTCTGGTAACACTGTTTTTGTTGGTGCAGATAACAACTTGAAAGTGGTTGACATATCAAACCCTGATAGTCTAATATCCCTTGGTCAAACTGTTTTTACTGATTATGTTTGGGATATTGAAGTTAAAAATGATTTAGCATATATCGCCAATGGTCAGCAGGGCCTTTACATATATAACGTGGCCAACAAAGACAGTCTTTATGAAGTAGGGCATTGCCTGACGCCGGGCTCAGCTTGTGGAGTTATTATTAATGGAAATTATGCCTATATAGCGGACTATGATTCGGGCTTGGCAATTGTTGACATTGGTGATGCGGCTAATCCCCAGGTTATAGGCTCCCTTGACACACCCGGTTTGGCGCGGTATGTCGCCTTTGATACCAGTTTAATATATCTGATGGACGACAGCACCGGGATCAGGGTAATTGATGCAAGTGTCCCAGTAAATCCCCAGGAAGTGGGTTATTACTCGCTAAGATATTATGAGCCTGGGATGGGTGAATCTTATAATTACATGAAAAGCATTTGTTCTGGTGCCGGTCATATTTATGCAAATACATTATATGGCCTGCAGATATATGAATATTACGGACCGAACGGTGTTTTAGCAAACGATTCTGAATTTGAGTCTAATTATTGTTTTAAGTTAATTGGCTCATATCCAAACCCTGCAGTGAACTTTCTATCAATAAGCTACGAGATAACAACTCCCGGCACATACGAATTGTCAATTTATAATGTTCTGGGCCAGAAAATATCATTGATCGATAAGGGCAATAAAGTTCCCGGCCAATATACCCTAAAATGGAATTGCAAAGACGCCAACGGCCACAAGGTTGCCCCAGGGGTGTATTTCTACCAACTTCGCGACAAAGGCAACAACCGAGTTACCAAGAAAACAGTAGTGATCAAGTAAATGCTTTCCGAAAAACTAAAATCGACCGGCCTGGCCGATGCCTCCGACATCCAGGCAGCCTGGCCCTCCGAAGAAAGGCTGAAGAAAGGCCCGGTGGTCATCGTGGAATGCTTCCAACAGATCCCCTGCAACCCCTGCGAGACCAGCTGCCCCCAGAAAGCCATAGTGGTGGGTGAGGACATCAACGCCCTGCCCCGGGTGGACCACTCCAAATGCAACGGCTGTACCATCTGCGTCTCACGCTGCCCGGGGCTGGCCATCTTCGTGATAGACCAAAAATATTCCGAGACCGAGAGCGCCATCACCATGCCCTACGAGTTCCTGCCCCTGCCGGAGAAGGGCCAGGTTGTGGAAGCGCTGGACCGGGAAGGCAAAAACTGCTGCCGGGCAAAAGTCATCCGGGTGGTAAACACCAAGGCCCAGGACAAGACGCCGCTGGTGACTTTGGCCATCCCCAAGGGCAGGGAAAAGGATGTCAGGTTCTTTAAACTAGTTCCCTGATGCCTCTTACCACAAAGACACCAAGGCACAAAACGACTCTTCACAATTTACAATTCACGATTTGGCTTGATGTCTTAGTAGCGTAGTAGCTGATTTAGTAAAAAACAAATATAAACCAATAAACAAAAGGGACGTTATGGGCAAACTGAAAATGATCCTGCTGGCCTGCCTGCTGATGCCCGTTCTGGCTTTGGGGCTGGAGCCGCCCACCGATCTTAAATTGGCGGATGCTCCTAACGATGACGGTTCCATAATCATCATCACCTGGAAGCCGTCGGTCTCCGAAAGCGAGCCCGGCTTTGCCGGCTATAACATCGAACGGTCGGAATTCCCGTCCGACTCGTTTGCCATGATAGCCTGGGTGCCAAAGGGGACCGATGTCCACGAGGACAATTCCATCGAGGCCATGGGCAAAAACTTTTATTACCGGATAGCGGCGGTGACCGAGGACAGCATTATCGCTTTGAGCGCCATTGCCGGTCCGGTCGCCACCTGCCAAAGCTGGTTCCATACCGGCAAGCTCAATACCTTGTTCGGCACCATCCTGTTCATCTCCATCACCATGCTTTATATCTTCTGGGCCCGCCGGGGCAACCTGTTCATCCGGCGCATCGCCGGCCTGGATGCGGTGGAAGAGGCGGTGGGCAGGGCCACCGAGATGGGCAAGCCCATCCTTTACTGCAACGGCATCGGGCTGATAGACTCCATTTCCACCGTGGCGGCGCTGAACATACTGGGGCAGATTTCCAAGAAAACAGCCGAGTACGATACCCCCTTGCTGGTTCCCACCGCCGACCCGGTGGTCCATGCGGTGGCCCGGGAAATGGTGAAAGAGGGATACAACAGCGCCGGCCGTCCCGACCTGTTCAAGGAAGACTCGGTCTATTTCATCACCAGCGACCAGATGGGCTATGCCGCTGCCCTGGCCGGGATCATGTCCCGGGAAAAGCCGGCCACCAACTTTTTCATGGGCTATTATGCCGCCGAGTCACTGGTGCTGGCCGAATCCGGAGCGGCCACCGGAGCCATCCAGATAGCCGGGACCGACCAGATCTCCCAGCTGCCGTTCTTCATCACCGCCTGCGACTACACCCTGATCGGCGAGGAGCTTTACGCCGCCTCGGCCTACCTGTCCAAAGAACCGCTCCTGGTGGGCAGCCTTAAGGGCCAGGATGCCTGCAAGCTGCTGATCATCCTGCTGGTGCTGCTGGGCACCATCGGGGCGTTGCTTTTCCGTTCCGATTTCGTTTACAATCTTTTCAGCATTCATTAAAGGATCAAAATAGTTATGAAAAAAAATGTGCCTTTGGCTATAGTGCTGATACTGGGGATAGCCTTCATCATCCAGTTCTTTATCCCCAGCAGGCCTTCCCAGGTAGCCTTTAACACCATGATCGAATGGGACCTGATCCTTTATGTGTTTGCCTCCATCATCGCGGTGGACAGCCTGGTCCGGCACCATGTCATCAAGATCAACCGCAGGAACAAAGGCTGGGGGTACAGCGTGGTCTATCTGGGAGCCGCATTGTTCATGGTGCTGTCGGCCGTTTTCAGCGGCACCCGCGAGGGCAGCTTTTACATGAAGATATTCTATTACACCCTGGCCCCCATGCAGTCAACCATGTTCGCCATCCTGGCCTTTTACATGGCTTCGGCCAGCTACCGGGCCTTTAGGGCCAAATCATTTGAAGCCACTCTGCTTTTGATCTCGGCCTTTATAGTGATGATCGGCCTGATCCCCCAGGGGGCGGCTCTTTGGAGCGGATTTCCTAAACTTTCGGAATGGCTGCTGCAGGTCCCCAACATGGCGGCCAAGCGGGGCATAACCTTCGGCATCGGCTTGGGCATCACAGCCACCTCGCTGAAGGTGATCCTGGGCATCGAACGCAACTGGATGGGAGGGTATTGAGATGTTGAAATTCCTATCCAAATTCGGCAAACTGGACCGGAGGCTGGTATTCGTTCTTTTGATCGTGACCATACTGATCCCGCTGTTGTTCAGCGTCAAGTCCAGATTCTATGTGGATGATTCCACCAGGACCTTGTACGATCATGTCGATAAGATAGAACCCAACGGCCGGGCCCTGTTGCTTTCGTTCGATTACGATCCCCAGGTGGCGGCCGAGCTTGATCCCATGGCCCGTGCCGTGCTGCGCCACTGTTTTGCAAAGGGGATAAAGGTGGTGGGAATGGGTCTGCAGCCCCAGGGCGACGCCATCGGCGAAGCCATCATGACCCAGATAGCCAGTGAATTCAATAAGAAGAACGGAGTTGATTATTGCTATTTCGGCTACCGGCCCGGGGCCACCATTGTCATGCTGCAGATGGGGGTGAACGTCAAACGGGCCCTGCCGCTGGACTACTACCAGACCCCTTATGACAGCCTGCCTATGATGCACAACATCCACAATTATGACGACATCGCCCTGGTGCTCTCCCTGGCGGGTTCCACCTGGCCGGTAAGCTGGATGATCTACGCCGGGACCAAGTTCAAAGTCAAGATCGGGGCCGGACAGACCGCGGTGATGGCTCCGGATAACTATCCCTTTCTCCAGACCGGCCAGTTCATAGGGCAGCTGGGCGGAATGAAGGGCGGGGCTGAGTACGAACAGCTGATAGTGGATAACGGTTATTACAAAAAACCCGGTATGGCCAGCAAAGCCATGAGCGCCATCGCCTATTCCCATATCCTGATAATATTGCTGATCGTTCTGGGCAATATCGGATATTTTGTCACCCGCCGGCTGGAAGGCTCCAAATAAGGATCTTTAACATTCATTGACAGAGGATAAAAATCATGAGCTTGAATCCCTGGGTCTGGATAGCCGCCCTTTTAAGCCTGGCTATATTTTCCTATCTGTACAAGGATAACCCGGTCTTCCGTTTTGCCGAGCACCTTTTCACCGGCCTGTCGGTGGGCTACTACCTGGTGCTTTACTGGAACAGCTACGCCCTGCCTTATATCGTGACCCCGCTGCAGGATCACCGCTGGATAACCCTGATCCCGATGGCTTTGGGCATGATGTATCTTTTCCGGTTCATTCCCAAGCTTAATTACCTGATCCTGATACCCATAGCCATCAGCCTGGGTTTCTGGAATGGAATGTCCATCCCGCTGACCATTGAGGCCGACGTGCTGAAGCAAATACAGGGAACCATGGTCAGGGCCGCTATGATGAACAACCTTTGGGATCCCAGAAGCGGATTGATGGCGGGGCTGCTGATACTGACCGGGGTGGTCTGCACCATCTCCTATTTCTATTTCTCCCGGGAGCACAAGGGAGCCTTAAAGGTTTCCGCCAACATCGGGATCTGGTTCGTGATGATAGGCTTTGGGGCCACCTTTGGATTCACAGTGATGGCCAGGGTCTCGCTGCTGATCGCCCGGATGCAATTCCTGTTCACTGACTGGATACATCTGATAAAGTAAATCAAAACGGGACGCAGATGAACGCAGATTCCGCTGATCTTTAGCTTTATCGGGGCTGAAACTAAAGCATTAATCCATTCTGTGGCGGAAACTGCATGATATATCCAGGTATTTCATCCATTGATATTTGTGATGCGACTTTGTGCTGAACTTTGAGTAAAAATCACCCAAGAAATATAATCAACCACAAATGGAGAAAATTAATGAGGCAAAAAATACCGGGGCTGCTTCTGGTCCTGTTTTGGGCTTCGCTGTGCCTGGCCCTGCCGGCCCAGCAGATTCCCGTGACAGCCGAACCGGCGGCGGCGGCCATTGCCCCAGCTCCGGAGGTCAAAGCCGGGGACACACCCAACGACGGCGGGAACGCCATCACCGTCACCTGGCAGGCATCGCCGGACGAGGCTAACGGCCTGGTGGAAGGATATGAGATACTGCGTTCTGAGACACAGGACGGGGTGTTTTCCAAGGCAGGTTATGTGCCCTACGGCTTTACCGAATTTGACGACCAGGACGTGCCCAAGAATGCCAGCGATTATTATTATCAGGTCAAGGCCATAGGCAGGGGAGCTGAGCTGTTCAGTTTGAGCGCCGTCTCCAATCCGGCCCAGGCCCGCGAACAATGGTTCAACACCGCCCGGATCAACGCCCTGATCAGCTGCATCCTGTTCACCCTGATAGTGATCATATTCATCACCCGGGCCAAGCGGGGCCAGAGCCTGTTCATCCGGCGGATCGCCGGGCTGGCGGCGGTAGAGGAGGCGGTGGGCCGGGCCACCGAGATGGGACGGCCCATTCTTTACGTACCAGGCCTTTCATCCATTTCGGATGTGGCCACCATCGCTGCCCTGAACATCCTGGGACAGGTGGCCAAGAAAGCCGCCGAGTACGACACTCCGTTGCTGGTCCCAAACCGGGACCCGGTGGTGTTCACCGTGGCCCAGGAGATCGTCAAGTCAGCCTACGCCGAGATCGGCCGTCCCGACGCCTACAACCACGATTCGGTGTTCTTTCTGACCGACAGCCAGATGGGCTTTGCCTCCGGGGTTGACGGCATCATGACCCGGGAGAAGCCGGCCACCAATTTCTTTTTGGGGATGTTCTGGGCCGAATCGCTGATCCTGGCTGAGACCGGGGCCTCCACCGGGGCCATTCAGATCGCCGGCACCGACGCCGTCAATCAGCTGCCGTTCTTCATCACCGCCTGCGACTATACTCTGATCGGCGAGGAGCTATACGCCGCCTCGGCCTATCTTTCGCGGGAGCCGATGCTGCTGGGAACCATGAAAGGCCAGGACTGGAGCAAGGCCGTCATAGTGCTGCTGCTGGTCGGTCTGGTCACCGCCCTGATCTTTCCCGGGGCCCGGGATTTCATCCTGAAAATTCTTAAGGTAGGTTAAGGAGTAAAAATGAAAAGACAGATACCATTGATAATAGTGCTGACCCTGGGGACGGCTTTCTTCATCCAGTTCTTCATCCCCAGCCAGATCTCAACTGACATCTACCAGACCACCCTGCAATGGGAGATTATCATCAGCGCCTTCGCCATCGTGCTGGCCATCGGAAGCCTGATCAACCATCATTCGCTCAAGATCAAAAGGCGCAAGCCGCACTGGTGGAACAGCATCGTGACCATGGTGGCATTGGCGGTGATGGCCCTGCTGGGGATACTGGGGAGGGTCCAGGGCTTGGAGCCGCTGAGGCAGCTTTATAACACCCTGTTCCTCTATGTCCAAGCCCCGATGGACTCGGCCATGTTCGCCATACTGGCCTTTTACATGGCCTCGGCCGCCTACCGGGCCTTCAGGGCCCGCTCCAAGGAGGCAACGCTACTGCTGATCTCCGGTTTTATCGTGATGCTGGGCGTAATTCCCTTTGGCTCCCTTCTCTGGTCGAAGATCCCCGACATAGCCGAATGGATCCTGATGGTCCCCAACATGGCCTCAAAGCGGGGGATCCTGTTCGGAGTGGGACTGGGAATGACCGCTACTTCGCTGAAAATCATTTTGGGCATTGAACGCAGCTGGCTGGGAGGAGGCGGCAAATGAAGATATTTGAGAAACTGACCAAGATCCCGC contains the following coding sequences:
- a CDS encoding T9SS type A sorting domain-containing protein, translated to MKPKSYRWLFLLVPFISGFAYGQTTCDSLYVRTLGSYPSGQSYSVKCFQNDGHDYALGIFGEGVRIINIDSVAKPKVVSALSLYNCGRITDITIQGTFAYLMGGYAGLWIVDVSDPYNPVKKGYCPLSSSSNLVAVNSQYAFAGVFYDETTGGLHIVDISDPDNPFLVTTYDSRFVGGVATKDSLVFVTFDGKLHVLNVVNPMDIKTLYIDSINTISSSGKGLLINANYLYSNTNIYDIADPANPVHYSTSDFSSGAGCYNFVIQDSALYGACGGILDLAINKIVDPVTITNLGSMDTPGWGNYLDAISEKLCMASSLSPDFNGISIYDISTPYTPQIASYITDLKSYGNSKLIARSDTVFLCGRGIEIYDAVDPNKIKLIAAFYDINRSFEDVIWDQNYIYAVDGLSGLCAYDYSSKDSLRLTDSLYLSEYYLSITASGNTVFVGADNNLKVVDISNPDSLISLGQTVFTDYVWDIEVKNDLAYIANGQQGLYIYNVANKDSLYEVGHCLTPGSACGVIINGNYAYIADYDSGLAIVDIGDAANPQVIGSLDTPGLARYVAFDTSLIYLMDDSTGIRVIDASVPVNPQEVGYYSLRYYEPGMGESYNYMKSICSGAGHIYANTLYGLQIYEYYGPNGVLANDSEFESNYCFKLIGSYPNPAVNFLSISYEITTPGTYELSIYNVLGQKISLIDKGNKVPGQYTLKWNCKDANGHKVAPGVYFYQLRDKGNNRVTKKTVVIK
- a CDS encoding 4Fe-4S binding protein, producing the protein MLSEKLKSTGLADASDIQAAWPSEERLKKGPVVIVECFQQIPCNPCETSCPQKAIVVGEDINALPRVDHSKCNGCTICVSRCPGLAIFVIDQKYSETESAITMPYEFLPLPEKGQVVEALDREGKNCCRAKVIRVVNTKAQDKTPLVTLAIPKGREKDVRFFKLVP